The Helianthus annuus cultivar XRQ/B chromosome 16, HanXRQr2.0-SUNRISE, whole genome shotgun sequence genome includes a window with the following:
- the LOC110869047 gene encoding calcium uniporter protein 4, mitochondrial, whose product MALRRTLAKRLINDHSPAFTDLRSHKTSTLTKSHFHRELLTSPHKTSSTADVSKSFFRRFFQRNQSSAMSLPELLSFPVGEKLRERLNISYGERLRLDALRIPATERLPDAEGSVGISVDDAKKIIRFSQMQKVRSAVKQIPMNSISYSEFVTVCIDTCHNHDQGVEFAKMLDQTGDVIVFGNVVFIRPDQLAKSMENLISQSIAVPNDARKQELEKLEIQKALIDKKSLTQVRAELYCGLGYLVLQTAAFMRLTFWELSWDVMEPICFFVTSFQFVLAYVFFIRTSKEPTFEGYFQRRFKTKQRKLMEAYGFDVQKYNELCKVFYATNLSREDGGVQDLSRGVNSNVVFS is encoded by the exons ATGGCGCTCCGGCGTACATTAGCAAAACGCCTTATCAACGATCACTCACCCGCATTCACTGATCTCCGATCTCACAAAACATCAACTCTCACCAAATCACACTTCCACCGCGAACTGCTGACGTCACCTCATAAAACCTCTTCCACTGCTGACGTCTCCAAATCATTCTTCCGCCGGTTTTTTCAACGGAATCAGTCGTCGGCAATGAGCCTGCCGGAGCTCTTATCATTTCCGGTCGGTGAGAAGCTCAGGGAGAGGTTGAATATTTCGTACGGCGAACGTCTCCGGCTTGACGCGTTGAGGATTCCGGCGACGGAGCGGTTACCGGATGCGGAAGGTTCCGTCGGAATATCCGTTGATGATGCGAAGAAGATAATTAGGTTTTCTCAGATGCAGAAAGTGAGATCGGCGGTGAAACAGATTCCGATGAACTCAATTAGTTACTCTGAATTTGTAACCGtctgcattgacacgtgtcacaATCACGATCAAGGTGTTGAGTTCGCTAAAATGCTAGATCAAACCGGTGACGTCATTGTTTTCGGAAACGTTGTGTTCATTCGTCCTGATCAG CTGGCAAAATCAATGGAGAACTTGATATCACAATCAATAGCTGTTCCAAATGATGCAAGGAAGCAAGAGCTTGAAAAGCTTGAGATTCAAAAGGCTTTGATTGATAAAAAATCGCTAACACAAGTTCGAGCCGAGCTTTATTGTGGTCTTGGTTATTTAGTTTTGCAAACGGCTGCGTTTATGAGGCTAACATTTTGGGAACTTAGTTGGGACGTGATGGAGCCGATATGCTTCTTTGTCACGTCCTTTCAGTTTGTACTTGCGTACGTGTTTTTCATAAGGACGTCGAAAGAGCCCACTTTTGAGGGATACTTTCAACGTCGGTTTAAGACCAAGCAGAGGAAGCTTATGGAGGCGTATGGTTTTGATGTTCAAAAGTATAACGAACTATGCAAGGTGTTTTACGCGACAAACCTAAGTAGAGAGGATGGAGGGGTTCAAGATTTGAGTCGTGGGGTGAACTCAAATGTGGTTTTTAGTTAA
- the LOC110867118 gene encoding glutamic acid-rich protein-like, which translates to MQDQSAIDELKKLEDLCETRNDWYTKVETEKKKKGGKRNPTPKVQAEEGSSSQPQKKQEDETEANVEKHQEQLTPETEQLLKDIDDTLEAEKSASKIVVDDEEESSSGSEVDIDAEVERWIRENYDPKDKRNKRRERGVLMMMMKHMFHQRMFSFVNDDLVKKLQKKVNEVLSEKKKLEERVKSVESKNSSLLKKIEADQVDIDILKVRIADLEEEKSRRDEQNEYFKLKNQELEAKNAKKEHEEYMLKKVLEDLIGKPIEQRFEEIELAEVRARREAEIEAGMKDKGKDVLAEDDVQVTEREIVLTEPKSPTKVLESSIPAPCPLTSVPGVTNIEDDEEDEDDNLKDDADEVYSVHSDNDDDNGNDDADQDNANEEPENAGGEGEHGDAENVDEIVDQGAGLILRLEHDVEEGEILHIYTRAEIIKMMNVEENEFNFDFEKELNEFDINHQPAYQYKYVEEADNYDKVEVEDWSDDDQSKNVDSDTSSFPTLAELFSQANEDELRRKVAESVKSKSFREMSKEEQREERKKWFRMDTERKYKRPIQYYRRDRDVSLGYIISWGYLPQVNAYAIRREFGVQYFQYIQDIMSLPWWDVEELSQAEHYHIQSEFMIS; encoded by the exons ATGCAAGATCAGAGTGCAATTGATGAATTAAAGAAGTTGGAAGATTTATGTGAAACTCGAAATGATTGGTATACAAAAGTAGAAAcagaaaagaagaaaaaaggtGGAAAGAGAAATCCTACACCAAAAGTCCAAGCTGAAGAAGGATCATCTTCTCAACCACAGAAGAAAC AAGAAGATGAGACAGAAGCTAATGTTGAAAAACATCAAGAACAATTAACTCCTGAAACTGAGCAGTTGTTGAAAGATATTGATGATACTTTAGAAGCTGAGAAATCAGCTAGTAAGATAGTAGTTGATGATGAAGAGGAGAGTTCATCTGGTTCAGAAGTTGATATTGATGCTGAAGTTGAACGTTGGATCAGAGAAAATTATGATCCAAAAGATAAGAGAAacaaaagaagagaaagaggagttctgatgatgatgatgaaacatATGTTCCACCAGAGAATGTTCAG CTTTGTGAATGATGATCTTgtgaagaagttgcaaaagaaGGTGAATGAGGTGTTAAGTGAGAAAAAGAAGTTAGAGGAACGTGTCAAGTCTGTTGAATCTAAGAATTCATCTTTGTTGAAAAAGATTGAAGCTGATCAAGTCGACATAGATATTCTGAAAGTTCGAATAGCTGACTTGGAAGAAGAAAAGTCTCGAAGGGATGAGCAGAATGAGTACTTCAAGTTGAAAAATCAAGAGTTAGAAGCCAAGAATGCTAAAAAGGAACATGAAGAGTATATGTTAAAGAAAGTGTTGGAAGATTTGATTGGTAAGCCGATTGAACAAAGGTTTGAAGAGATAGAACTTGCGGAAGTACGAGCAAGACGTGAAGCTGAAATAGAAGCTGGAatgaaagataagggtaaagATGTTCTAGCTGAAGATGATGTTCAAGTGACTGAAAGGGAAATTGTTCTGACTGAGCCGAAATCCCCGACAAAAGTTCTAGAATCATCTATTCCAGCTCCTTGTCCATTAACTTCAGTACCTGGTGTGACTAATAtcgaagatgatgaagaagatgaagatgataatCTGAAAGATGATGCAGATGAAGTATATTCTGTTCATAGcgataatgatgatgataatggaAATGATGATGCTGATCAAG ACAATGCAAACGAAGAACCAGAAAATGCAGGAGGAGAGGGGGAGCATGGTGATGCTGaaaatgttgatgagattgttgaTCAGGGTGCAGGTTTGATTCTACGTCTTGAACATGATGTAGAGGAAGGTGAGATATTGCATATTTACACTAGAGCTGAGATCATTAAGATGATGAATGTTGAAGAAAATGAGTTTAACTTCGATTTTGAAAAGGAGTTGAACGAGTTTGATATCAATCATCAACCTGCATATCAGTACAAGTATGTTGAAGAAGCTGATAATTATGATAAAGTGGAAGTAGAAGACTGGAGCGATGATGATCAGTCTAAGAATGTTGACTCTGATACTTCTAGCTTTCCAACTCTTGCCGAGTTATTTAGTCAAGCAAATGAGGATGAACTGAGAAGAAAAGTTGCTGAAAGTGTTAAGAGTAAGAGTTTTAGAGAAATGTCTAAAGAAGAACAACGTGAAGAACGAAAGAAGTGGTTCAGGATGGATACGGAAAGAAAATACAAAAGACCAATACAGTATTACAGAAGGGATAGAGATGTTTCTCTGGGTTATATCATAAGCTGGGGGTACTTGCCACAAGTCAACGCCTATGCTATTAGAAGAGAATTTGGTGTTCAATATTTCCAATATATTCAAGATATAATGTCTCTACCTTGGTGGGATGTTGAAGAGTTGTCCCAGGCAGAACATTATCATATCCAGTCAGAGTTCATGATAAGCTAA